CTTGTGGATGTTTACCAATCTGGTAGGTTACTATAGTGTGcgctttaaaaataaactttatttttttaacagttttaggtttacagaaaagttgcataGTACAGAGTTCCATATACCTCCACTCAGTTTTCCTTAATGTTATCATCTTAACATAACTGGTATATTTGTCACAATTCATGAACCTTATCATTAACTAAAGTGCAAGTTTattcatatttccttttttaccTAGGGCCCTTTTTCTGATCCAGAATACCACATTGCATTTAATCATCACCATGTCTCTTTTGATTCATTTGGCtgggacagtttctcagacttttcaTGTATTTCATTAACTTGACAGCTTTGAGGATTACAAGTCAGTTGTTTCATAGTCAGTGTACTTTGAAATTTCCATCTTGTGAgatcaacatcttttttttttcatatacttaAGAACACTAGTatttccatttctgggaactaagaGCCCATGCTCTTAACAAGTATGCTGTATCCCTTTCTTGATTCACAATAATTAAAACGTTCACGAGCCTGAGTACATATGGATTTCTGATTCTCCAGAAGTACATGTCTTTTAAGCCTCTGTTACAGATAGAGGAGAACCATTAGCGCAAGAGATGTCAAACTTGTGTCTGATCATTGTGGTTACACAGGACGGACCAGAGGCTCCACTGGAAACAGCAGGTAGGCCAGATAGTAAGTCCTTGGAAGCCGAAGCGGGCTAGTAAGGACACATTTGAGGGAAATTGGGGGCGCCAGGATTTAGTGATACCGAATGAGAGGGTCAAGAAGTCAAAGATTACTCCTAAGTTTATGAGCTGGATATTTTGGGTGTTGCCTTTAACCTCCAAACAATTTAAGAGAAATATTTGAACAATTTACAACATACCAGTTACTCAATACGTTACgtactttctctttccctttctttagCTCTGCGCTACTACAATTCCCAGAGCCCCGCACTCCACCACAATCCCCTCAGAGTTGGCTGCGCAGAATTCTGGGACTTGAAGTCCGAGGCCTGTTTATCCAAGTTAGAGAAAAGGGCCTGTGGAAACATGAAGAGGTAAGGGCTTGTCTGAGCAGGCGGCGAAGGGAACTCTGTTTTACCTTTTAACTTAAAATGGCTTTTATTACTTTGTGTGTGGGGTATGTCACGTTCTCGGGATGCGGTTTCGTGTGAGAGGGAAGACAAAAGGGAGCAGAGGAGACGGGCTAGGCAGGCCTCCTGGGCGAAGTTCAGGAAGGGCTGCCGCCGCTGCCGGTTCCTACAGAAATGACCTTTCAGCCCAGGCATCTAAGCCCCGGCGCGGGTCCCCTGGAGCCGGACACATGCTGTGGCTTCTTCCTATTGCAGATGGACCCACCCAGGTGCTAGAGTCTTGGCCGACTAATGCCTCGTGCCAGAGAAACCCAGGCCAGCTCCTCCCTATACCTCCACCCTGTCCTCAGAAAGGGGACCTGGGTAGGCGCCTTTATCTGCAGGGTGTGTGTATTAAAGAAAACGCGGGCATGTAACGTTTTCAAATCTTATAGTAAGTCATACTTTGATACTTTGTTTCTACAAATTTAGAAGGCAAAACCAATTCAATGTCATAGGAAAAGAAAGGCACTTGGTGCGAGCAGTTCCCCCTACTGGTTCTGCAGGAAATGGCAGCTTTAATTTGGCTGGTCATTGTTGAAAGCCTGAGCTTCCCAATTAATCCACAAGCCTTTTCTAAGGATTCTCAAATTAGTTTTGTATCCACTCTGCAAGTAGAATAATCGCTCTGGAATAGGGCTGTATATTTACAATTCTTACTGATACTATGCTGTCCTGCAACTGTCAATTTCTGTATCTTTTAAGAAACTGGTTCTGATTTTCCCTGCCtcaaaatgacttaaaaaaaatgtttctagtgATATGTCtcatacatgcaaaataatgtatatataaagtttaaagaataataatagacTCATACCCACTACAAGTTTTAGACCTGAAACATTACTAGTACCTTAGAAGTCCCCAGTGTCCCTCCCAGATTAcgtctcctctctccctcctcagggGACCATTATTCAGAATTTTGTGCTTATcattccctttctttttaaaaaaaatagttttatgacTTATGATTTTATCCCTAAACAAAATATTGCttgttttatccatttttcaACTTTATATAGATGGACAcattgtatacatttttatgtgACTTGCTTTTTTTACTCAACATTTCTGTTTGAGTATTTAGCTATGGTTTACTCATTTCAAAGCCACTTTAAACTTAGCAAAAACTTTctgaattctaaataataaataaaaattaggataCTTAGAAGGGATTTTTAAAACCCAGGGCCTAAGGATATTTTAACAAATGGGACTTATACCTATTTCCCAAAATAGGTATGTCTTTCTAGAGCGTGAGAATCTTGCTTATAATTATGAGGGATACTTTTCCTAGGTCCCAATAATAAAGGACTATTTTATaaggtattttaatatttattttcctcatgGAGTTAGctcaatttttgttttttgtcttttataatcTGTTGTTGCCTAAAATAATTCTGCTATTTCTTTATACTCTGATGTTTTAAGTTATTTATGGTTAGTTGGCTCATGTTAGCATTACCTAGATTTCTATACAGTAGTGCCTGGGCCAGTGAtggacacgcgaactcatttttttggttgatttttctttgttaaatggcatttaaatatataaaataaatatcaaaaatataaatctttgttttactatggttgcaaatatcaaaaaatttctatatgtgacacagcaccagagttaagttagggtttttcaaaatgctgacacgctgagctcaaaaggttcaccatcactggcctaggctatATAATGTTATGATCCCTTTCACATTTGTTTCTATGCTTTTTCCTTTGGAGATCTCCTTTTCACAGCTCCAGATTCTGACACTATAGATGACTTGATATTTCCATGTTCAGCCTGATACTTACCTGTGCAATATTTCTCCTGTATCTCACTTCCCTTTTAGCTAATATCACTTATACTGTCACCTCAGACTCAATATGTCTTTGAATATTCCTGGTGTTTCCATTGTAATAGGTAGTTGACCCAACCTGGCTAAAACGATACTGATGTTCCCTTTTCCCAAACTATTTCACCTGGAGCTTCCTCTTTCCTTCATTGGTACCATTGTTCTCTCAGTTTGAAATTTGGAGGTTATCTTTTACTTATCTTTTACCCTATTTTCAAAAGGCCTCTCTCATCTAACTCTTCAGTTCTGTCCCCTGTTACCACTTCACTTTGGACTTTTGTCCTCTTATCCTTGATAAGTTTTCTAGCTAGTTCTTTTGGTTTCTTTCCTACTAATCCATAAGGCATGTTATAACCACATTCTTTTTCCTAAACCATCACTTGTACCATGCCACTTAACTGCCTAATAAATTACTTTCTAATACCTATACATTAAGATCCAGGCCCCTTAATTGGTGTATTTAAGGCCACACAAGATCTGAGTCTATTTACCCCTCCAAGATTATCCCCCAGTTAACCCATACTTGAATGTCAGCTAAATTGAACTTCTTGTTAACCCCCAGAACATCTCATACTTGCtgccccttttcttcctttcatcaTACCCAGTCCTTTAAATGCCAGTTTAAGAAGTCTTCATTTTACCCTCCTAATTCCCagttatttctttcttctgtgaACTCCTACTAATTTGGCATATGCTTCTTTGTATTGtcattctcctctctcctcccttactTTCCCCTCCTTGCCAGGCACATGTAcacaatacatacatacacacctaTATATTTCCTCTCCCTAAATAAATTGCAAACTCCTTGAGGATAGGGACTATGTTTGAATACCTTTGACTCCATCAGTGCCTTACAATGTTTTGTGTGTAagtaggtatttaataaatgtttatggaaTGAACATAAAGTGCAAAGGATTGTTAGAGAAGGGTCTTTGAACAAATGGGGTCACCAAAGGTAGATAATATAGGTAAAGAATCGATTTTGAGGTTTCACTATCTCTTCTGCTCTCTGTATGTGTCCTTATATCTACTCCAGGGTAAACAGCTGTGTGAAGAGTGATGATCATGTCCTGGAAGAGTTAGAAACAGAAGGGGAGAGGCAGCTGAAAAGCCTCCTTCAGCATCAACTTGACACCTCTGTCTCCATTGAGGAGTAAGTATTGATTTTGCAAACAGGTAAAGTATCATAGACCTTCACCTCCAGGTGACCCCTTTTAAAGCCTGGATACAacactcctctcccaccccctgttCCTTGGCAAACTTCTACGTATTAGTCAGGGTTTTGCTTCTATGTCTTTTCCTCTGCAGATCCTCCCATATTCTACTACATATATGCTAAGTATCTTTCCTATGTCTTCCCTTAACATACATAGCACTTACAACCCAATATTATCATTGCCTGTTTACTTGTCTCTCCTTCTACTGTTCTTCCACAAAAGCAGaaaccatttttatcttttaaactgTTAAATCCTCAATACCCAGCATAGTGTCTGATGtatagtaaatactcaataatcAAATATTTGATTCAGTCATTTATTAGTCCTGGATGAGGGGACTATTGGTGGAGTTCCATATTGGTAACAGTGGCACTTCAGCCTAGAAATAGGACATGAGAGAGAAATTGCCGATGAGTTTCATTGTGCCTCTTTTAATGGTGAGCCCTATTTCTGTGAACTGTAATTTGAAGATGTTCTTACTCTCTTCATTCTTGGTTTGCAGATGTGTGTCTAAGAAAGAGAGTTTTGCTCCTGGTACTATGTATAAGCCCTTTGGGAAGGAAGCAGCCGGAACTATGACTTTGTCCCAGTTTCAAACATTGCACGAGAAGGACCAGGAAATTGCTGCCCTCAGGGAACTAGGGCTCAATGAAACAGAAATCTTGATCTGGAAGAGCCATGTTTCAGGTGAAAAGGTGAGTGGGgcaatttttttctggaaagtgCAGAGCAATATCTCTTCATTTGGCACTgagaacctttttatttttaattctcacaaaactAAGCTTTTTGTCTGAACCTTCTTTGATTCCTAGGACAGGCACCTTGAGAAAAGAGAAACTATCCCTTGACTGATTAGCTACCGTATCTATAAATACTCATTCTGGGCCTTGATCATCATTGCTCTTACTTTAAGTTTCAGACCATCCCTTTAAGGGTATGTCCTCTATGATATATGCCCTCTCATTTCTCTGATTTCAGAGGACGAGACTGAGGGCAACCCCTGAAGCAATACAGCACTGCCTTCAAGATATTGAAGAAAGGATCTCAGAGCGTCAGCGCATCCTTTGCCTGCCACAGAGATTTGCTAAAAGCAAACAGCTGACCCGGCGagaaatggaaatagaaaaatctttatttcagGGTGCTGATCGTCACTCCTTCCTTAAGGCTCTTTACTACCAAGGTATGTGATCACCACTGATGTGTTCTTTCactaagagagagagatttaCCATTAGTGCATTAAATATGAGGAGTTAGCTAAGTGGGTAGGGGAAAGACAAACTTTCACTACTCTTTAGGAATGCGTGAGAGACAAATATGTTCAAAGTTAGTTGCAGTTCAATTGCTATTTGTAGACATGTGAAGAAAATGCTGAGGGAGCACAGAACATAGAGCCTCAAGTCTAGTTGGGGGAGTCAGGAGTTGACATTTCTAAGTCCTGATGGGTTAACAGAGATTTGTCAGGTTAACAAGATTCAGAGGACATTACAGATAATAGGTGAATAGGAACAGGATTGTGAAAGGACCTGGGAACAATGAAAAGGTCAGTGTGGCAGGCAGTATAGGACTTGGCAGGGATTTAATTACAGGAGATGACCCTAGATAGGTGAGGCTAGATTGTAAAAGTTTTTAGACTGAACTATAAATTAGCACAAAATCTATAGAGAAATGGTCTGTGTCTTAACCAGAAAGAATGAGTGTAACAGATAAGTTTTGCTAGGCACTGTGTAAGGTGCACAGAAGTTTAAGAAATGGTTCCCAACATTAAGCCAATTACAGTCTGGTTTGAGAGAAACAGGACATTTTACTAACAATGCTAGATACAGTTGTTAAGTGCTGTAGGAGTTCAGAGGAGGAAAAGGCTACTGTGCATTGGCATGACTAAAGAAGTCCTCTTGGAGGTAAGgtttaaatgttcttttaatgCTATATTCTTTAGGGTGGAGAGGGAAAGGCATCACAGCAGATATTGTGAGCACTATGGTGTGTTCGGGGATGTTGTGAGAGACAAGGTAGCTAAAATTTTTGACCTTTCTGTGGTAGACAGTATAGACCTATACAGAGTTAGTTATTCAGTTAGTTAGTTTGGATATGGTTAAAGGTTTTTGAACCAGGAGTAACATGAGAAACGCAATATTTGAAAATGATTAATCTGGTGACCaagaaatacagggtggggcaaaagtagatttatatggaaaataatacaatacttaataaataataatacaagaataaactgctttacatattcacaactgtaaacctacttttgccccatcctgtatgatgagagagagaaagagatggaagcaGAGGAAATGATTTAAGAGGTAATACAGTCCTTAGACATGAAGATATGGACTAGAATGATGGCAGTGGAATTAGAAAGAGGTAGATATGATTGTAAGAGACATTACAAAGTAAGAATTGGTAAAACTTGTTGACTGAGGCTGAAGGAAGACAGTCAATAAAGAAGAGTGTGTCAAAGGTAATCCAGGTGTTTCAAGGCTGTGTGACTTAATTGTcaaaattaagaaagcttttaTGGGGAAATTTTGAGGAAAATAATGAGTTTGATTTTGAACGTGTTGAATTAGTGAGAATGGCAGGTTCATTAAATGCAGATATTGAGGAGGCAGTTAGAAATGCAACAATGAAGCTCAAGGGAGAGGTCAGAACTAGATCTATAGAATTGGGAATCATCTATGCTTAGATCAGAAGTAAAGccatgagaatgaatgaatgattttttagATACCATAGACATGGAAGAGCAGTGGTGAaggcaggaaaaacaaaacaaaggaataGCCTTTTATAGAGAGGCATTAATACGAACTGATTAAGGACATGGGTTCTGGAGGCAGATTCCTGGAGGCAGACTCATGGGAAAATTCTGGTGCCCCACTTAATTCTGGTGCTTTAAGATTTTGGGCAAGTTAccactctgtgcttcagtttctttgtGAAGTGACAATATTAATAGTAGCTATATAGTAGGATTGTTCAGAAGGTTGAGGTAATACATGTGAATCAGAGCAGTGCCTGGtatttgggggtgggtgggtagtaTATGAATCTGTTTTTCCTATCTTTGAAACTCCTTACTTTAAACCTTCACAGCATACCACAAAAAGACAAGTGCAGACAAGTACATGACCTCAATGAAGAGGAAGATAAAATTAGGCACAAAAGGCAAGTTGAGAGTTTTCTTACAGTGTTAGATTTAGGAATGTAACCTAGGGTCCCAGACTTCTAAGTTGAGTGTTTAATTCCTTATCCAGTATATGACAATGTTTATAGGAAATTATCCAGAGGTAGCATATTATTCTGATATAGAATTTTAAAGAGAGGAGCTAGAAGAAGTTGTAAAGCTTTTACATTTAGTGTTGTTGAGTTTTTTTCTCTATACCTTTAAGTTATTGTACCAGACATAAAACAACCTTAATAATTTTTACATCTTATTTCACAAGtaattctgaatatttttattattcagtaaAGTATaaatattgatgatgatgatgatgatgatgatgatgatgatgatgatgatataatagctaatattttcttttattttttaaatgaacttacAATGATTTTTGGGGGTGGACAATTCTGTGAATTGTAAAGCATGTAAATCATGTAGATTCATGTAATCACCACCACAGTCAGGATAAAGAACAGCTCCATCACCCTAAAACTTCTTCATACTGTCCATTGGTAGTCACCCCCAACTCCACCCATAATCTCTGGCAATCACTGATCTGTTTTCCATCACTGTAGTTTTGTCTTTTATAGAAtgtcatacaaatggaatcacaAGATATGTAATCTTTTGAGAGTAGCTTCTTTCATTCAGTGTAATGCCTTTGAAATTCATGCAAGTTGtgtgtatcagtagttcattttgctgagtagtgttccattgtatggatgttccaaagtttgtttattcattcacccattgAAGTATATTTGAGCTGTTTTCAGGTTATGGTGATTATGAATAATACTGatgtgaacattcttgtacaggtttttgtgtgaacataaaatttttatttctccaagGTAAAATAtctaggagtgggattactgggtcatatggtaagtgcttgtttaactttataagaaccTGCCAAAccattttccagagtggctgaatcattttgcattcccaccagcaatgtatgagagttc
The sequence above is a segment of the Myotis daubentonii chromosome X, mMyoDau2.1, whole genome shotgun sequence genome. Coding sequences within it:
- the RBM41 gene encoding RNA-binding protein 41 isoform X3, yielding MKRVNSCVKSDDHVLEELETEGERQLKSLLQHQLDTSVSIEECVSKKESFAPGTMYKPFGKEAAGTMTLSQFQTLHEKDQEIAALRELGLNETEILIWKSHVSGEKRTRLRATPEAIQHCLQDIEERISERQRILCLPQRFAKSKQLTRREMEIEKSLFQGADRHSFLKALYYQAYHKKTSADKYMTSMKRKIKLGTKDEPQKKNKGDPMNNLENFYQEMIMKKRLEEFQLMRGEPFASHSLVSATSVGDSDTAENPPLLQDKGEQAAQGKGPSLHVAKVIDNSPEQCWTGPKKLTQPIEFVPEDEIQRNRLSEEEIRKIPMFSSYNPGEPNKVICGYRPNRTFLVLRQTIQRPNFPLLRLF